One genomic segment of Patescibacteria group bacterium includes these proteins:
- a CDS encoding S1 RNA-binding domain-containing protein, giving the protein MQQVLETIKKQVVPGINDIVEGELLKKERRMAFVDLGELGTGIILGREFLSSQDKIKNLNPGDKVAAKIIGLVDENGFWELSLNQADKEAGWKKVQSAKNSKEDLVLPVSGANQGGLLMQYEEVEGFLPVSQLSIEHYPRVEGGDKAKILEELKSFVGKELKVRVLDFSPEEGKLIFSEKEAEQERLQNLISRYKINDIVEGEITGLAPFGAFIKFGEPTLEGLIHISEIDHKLVEDPAEYFQIGDKTKAEIINIADDRVFLSLKSLKPDPWESIEKKYLKGETYPGRVVKSIQQGVLVSLDEYIYGICETEKELKPEKTYQFKISQINKKEKKIDLELTE; this is encoded by the coding sequence ATGCAACAAGTTTTAGAAACAATTAAAAAACAAGTTGTCCCGGGTATCAACGATATCGTTGAGGGAGAACTCTTGAAAAAAGAGCGGCGAATGGCTTTTGTTGATTTGGGCGAGTTAGGCACCGGCATAATCTTAGGCCGGGAATTCTTGTCCTCGCAAGACAAAATCAAAAATCTCAATCCCGGAGATAAGGTTGCCGCTAAAATCATCGGTTTAGTTGATGAAAACGGATTTTGGGAACTCTCGCTTAATCAAGCGGATAAAGAAGCCGGCTGGAAAAAAGTCCAATCAGCCAAAAACAGCAAAGAAGATCTGGTTTTGCCGGTTTCGGGAGCCAATCAAGGCGGGCTGTTAATGCAGTATGAAGAGGTTGAGGGATTTTTGCCGGTATCACAACTTTCTATTGAACATTATCCAAGAGTTGAGGGCGGGGATAAAGCAAAAATTTTAGAAGAGCTTAAGTCTTTTGTTGGCAAAGAATTAAAAGTCAGGGTTTTGGATTTTAGCCCGGAAGAAGGAAAATTAATTTTTTCCGAAAAAGAAGCGGAGCAAGAGAGGCTCCAGAACTTAATTTCACGATACAAAATCAATGATATTGTTGAAGGCGAGATCACCGGCTTGGCTCCGTTCGGCGCTTTTATTAAGTTCGGCGAACCGACCCTGGAGGGCTTGATTCACATCTCTGAAATTGACCACAAATTAGTTGAAGATCCGGCTGAATATTTTCAGATCGGCGACAAAACCAAAGCCGAGATTATCAATATTGCCGATGACCGGGTTTTTCTTTCTCTAAAATCCCTTAAGCCGGACCCCTGGGAATCAATTGAAAAAAAATATTTAAAAGGAGAAACTTATCCGGGCAGGGTGGTTAAGTCAATCCAGCAAGGTGTTTTGGTTTCTTTAGATGAATATATCTACGGAATCTGCGAAACAGAAAAAGAGCTTAAGCCGGAAAAAACTTATCAATTTAAAATCAGCCAGATAAACAAAAAAGAAAAAAAGATTGATCTCGAGCTGACCGAATAA
- a CDS encoding HU family DNA-binding protein, translating to MNKKELADKVAEQFGLSKRQAGEIVDFVFGDLINTVRSGNEASLAGFGSFSLAYRRARKGINPRTGERINISATRVPKFRPAKAFKEAVK from the coding sequence ATGAACAAAAAAGAACTGGCCGACAAGGTTGCGGAGCAGTTTGGCTTATCCAAAAGGCAAGCCGGAGAGATCGTTGACTTTGTTTTTGGCGATCTGATCAACACGGTCAGGTCTGGCAACGAAGCCTCTCTTGCCGGATTTGGCTCTTTTTCTTTGGCTTACCGCAGAGCAAGAAAAGGAATTAACCCGCGGACCGGAGAAAGAATTAACATCTCGGCAACCAGAGTGCCGAAGTTCAGGCCAGCCAAGGCCTTTAAAGAAGCGGTTAAATAA